AGCAAGTAAAATAGTTCTTCTAGATCAAGCCATTGAGGAATATCCTCTTCAAAAAAAAGAACACTCACCAGAATTTTTAAGAGAAATTGCACATCTGCGTGCACGAACAAAAACTTATAATGCTGTTTTCAGAATTAGATCGAGTTTATCATTTGCAATTCACAAGTTCTTTCAAGAAAACGACTTTGTTTATGTTCAAACACCAATTATCACAAGCAACGACGCTGAGGGAGCTGGAGAAGCCTTTACTGTAACCACTAGAAATGATGATAAGTATGAACAAGACTTTTTCGGGAAAAAGGCATCATTAACTGTTTCGGGTCAATTGAATGCAGAATCTTACGCTCAGGCATTCAAAAATGTTTATACATTTGGTCCAACTTTTAGAGCTGAGAATTCTTTCACTTCACGACATGCTTCAGAATTTTGAATGATGGAGCCAGAGCAAGCTTTCTCAGATTTAAATGGTAGCATAGAATTGATTGAAAGTATGCTAAAAAGTGTAATTAATTACGTTTTTGAAAAAAATTTAGATGAGTTAAAATTTTTGGATGAAAATCAAGAAGAAGGACTAATAAATAAATTACAAGGGATTCGAAATTCAGAGTTTTCAATAATGACTTACGAAGAAGCGCTTAAAGTTTTACAAAAAGCAATTAGAGATGGTCATGATTTTGAAGAAAAAGATATCAAATTTGGAATTGATTTAGGAACAGAACACGAAAGATATATTTGTGAGACTCATAACAAAAAACCAACTTTTGTAATTAATTATCCCAAAGATATCAAGGCTTTTTATATGAAATTAAATAGTGATAATAAAACTGTGGCCGCTGTGGACTTGCTGGTTCCTGGAATTGGGGAGTTAATCGGGGGAAGCCAAAGAGAAGATGACTATGACAAACTTATGAAAAGGGTTAAAGAACTCGGAATGAGTGAGGAAGAAATTTCTTGATACACCGATTTAAGAAAATTTGGTTACTTTAAATCTTCTGGTTTTGGACTTGGATTTGAAAGACTTATAATGTATGTCACTGGAATGAGCAATATTCGCGATGTTATTGCTTTTCCAAGAACACCTAAAAACTTATTATTCTAAAAATGGTCATTTGATCATTTTTTTGCATTTTTATTCAATTAGCAATAAAGGAATTGTTTAAAATTTTTTATAAATAAATCGTTTTAGCATTAAAACTTTTTAAGTCTTATAATCATAAATAGTGTAAAATTATTATATGAAATGAAGGTGATTACATGCTAGTTTCAA
This Spiroplasma endosymbiont of Panorpa germanica DNA region includes the following protein-coding sequences:
- the asnS gene encoding asparagine--tRNA ligase, with the protein product MDLKKLHADFNQLEKKEISIIARVRSNRQGKVVSFMVVNDGTHLNDLQIVYKTDVDGFEDAIQSRVSSIVEVSGILIITPGKPQPFELQASKIVLLDQAIEEYPLQKKEHSPEFLREIAHLRARTKTYNAVFRIRSSLSFAIHKFFQENDFVYVQTPIITSNDAEGAGEAFTVTTRNDDKYEQDFFGKKASLTVSGQLNAESYAQAFKNVYTFGPTFRAENSFTSRHASEFWMMEPEQAFSDLNGSIELIESMLKSVINYVFEKNLDELKFLDENQEEGLINKLQGIRNSEFSIMTYEEALKVLQKAIRDGHDFEEKDIKFGIDLGTEHERYICETHNKKPTFVINYPKDIKAFYMKLNSDNKTVAAVDLLVPGIGELIGGSQREDDYDKLMKRVKELGMSEEEISWYTDLRKFGYFKSSGFGLGFERLIMYVTGMSNIRDVIAFPRTPKNLLF